TGTGGGGCGTTCACTTTGGGAAATGGGGTAGGATTCCTCGGGGTAAGAAAAGGAGCTGAAAGCTGGTGCTTCGCCAGCCGTGGTGACCATGGCATCTTGCTCAAGATTGTCATGCTCAGCCTGGCTGTGGCAGAGTGGACATTCCCTTGAAGCTGGAGGTATGTGCAGAACAGAGGAAAGGTGGCTGCCAgccccctctgccctctgcaggtcCCACACTTCCACTTCTCAAGTATGGGGACTGCTGACATTTGAGTCTGGGGAGCTCAGAGGCTTCCCTTGGTACGCATTCCTTCTTCCAGTGGTTGTGGCCTTCTGTGCAGGATGGTGCCCTCACTCTGCTGGGAGTCCTCTCTTGCACATGGGAGACTCCAGGCCTGACCATTTTTCTGCCCCTACTGCTCTCAGTGGAAAGCTCTTGGACCTGTCCTGGGCCACACCAGCTCCTGGACTCTGCTGCTGGCCTGGGAATCCTCGGAGCAGGATTCTTGGCCTTAGGGGCCTCCTCTTGGATCTGTGGTTCTCTTGCTCCCCCTGGTGGCCTAATTCTCCTGGGTTTCTTAGGTGGAACGGAGCTGCGCGTTGGCTCTGACTTGGGTGGCTTACCCTTCTCCAGAGCCTGGACTTGGGTAGAAAGTTTTGAGCTTTTTCTTTCAGGAACGGGACGGCTTTGAGACCTGCCTGGACACTCGGGGCCTAGcagggatccctggggctcccagtgctgttcctgttgcctttggcGGTCCTGGTCTGTGCGTGATCCAGGCAGCCTCACTCCAGCCCGAGGCAGAGCGCAAGACTCTAAGAAGTGAAAAAGCAAGTAAGACTCCAGGATTCGTCGAGGGAGGCCCCACCTCAGGTGTGCGATCCTCCTCTTCATGAGGGACTCCAGGAGCAGATGTTTGCTCTTCTTGAGGGCTGGCCATTTGGACGGAGTGGTGAGAGCGGGTACGCTTGCTGGAGCCGCGGCAGCCTGGCGGACTTGGGGAcacaggagagaggggaagacTGAGGATGGCTGAGACTGTGAGTGGAGGTGCTGGCAGGTCAGGCTGGGAGCCTCTGCTGGTTCCACCCTTTCGtccctttcttgtcttctttGAGACCCAGGTTGGGCTCTCTGGGAGCTTCCACGGACCCCGCCTCTGTGCTTTCGGGCAGGGACCGGGCCCTGCCTGCTTAGATGTTCCTCAGGACAGGGAGCAGAGTCTGTACCATTTCCAGCGACTGGCTGCTTGTGTCTAGGGGTTCCATGTCTAAAAATGAGAGAAGCAGACTGAGCCAGGCTGTGCTTCCTGCCTGTGGGCCCCTCTCTCACAGAAGAGTCACCTTGAAGACTGGACCTGACAACATCCTTCCTTCTGACCTGGTGGTTGTCTCCTCTCCTCCACGTGTGAGACTGGTCAGACTCCTCAGCTCCGCATTTGCTCTGGGCCCCTACATCCTGGATTTCTGCAGCAACAGCTCTACCCTTGCTCTGGACTCTTTGTCCCTGGGTCTGAATCTTTCCATCACTTTCACCCACTGACTGTCTCTGGTCCTCTCCCAGTGAGGCTCGGCTCTCTGGGCCACCATCACCTGCGAAGTTTCGCAAGTTTCTCTTCCCTTGTTTTTGAATTTCTGCATCGTTCCCCTTTCTGATTTTTTGCGGGGTCTTCCACTCTAACAAGTAGGTCTTTCCGTTAACCTTCCTTAGCACCCTCTGAGTCTTCCTCCTGGCTCTCTGGATCTTTCTACCATCCTCGCTTCCAGCCTTGCCCCAGGTTTTCTTCTCCAAGGCCCCGTTTTCTGAACCCTTCTCTTCTCTAGCCTGTCCCCAGCTCCTCCACCTTGCAGAACGGCTTCCTCTGGTTTCCGTCAACTGTCCCTGGTTCTTGCTCTTGGGTCTCCGGGTCTTTACATCAACATCACCTCCAGCTTCTCTCTGGCTTCTCCTCCCTAGTGACAGCTTGTCCACTGCGTGAGTCTCCAGAGGAGTTTTACCTCTTAGTTGACCCTGCGTCTCAGCCTCGGGTGGCAGGTTATTTGTCCCATCATCTCCACCATCTCCACCTTGTCTTTGGTCACTCTCCAGGGCCCGAATTCCTGCAGTGTGTTCCCCTCCAATCTGACCCTGATTTCCCCAACATGATATCTTGAGTCCTCTGTCGATTGCAATCAGTACTAGTCTCTGGTTTCCCCACCAGGGCGCCTGGATCACCACCCAGTCCTCTTCTCTTATCTCCTTGAGCTTCTTCATCCCCACCTGAACTTCATGTCTCGACAGGTTCTGGTCCTCTTTCTTCGATGCTTGGGTCTTCCTGGCGTTCTCACCTCCGCTCCATCCTCGCTCCTCCCCCGCTGGAGTCTGGACCTCATTCTGAGTTCTAACCCATCCCTGTTTCTCCCACTCCAGGGCCCAGGTCTCTTCACTGTCCTGTTGTTTGGTTTCTCTCAGGTTCTCCCTCCCAGATGTCCGGATTTTCACACCATCCTCACTTCCCATCTGGCCcttgtttcctccttcctctgcctcagtttctgtgcCAGTATTACCTCCGATCGGGTCTTGTGTGCCCTGACTTAGCATTTGGGAATCCTCACTGTTCTTACTTCCAATCCAGCTCCGTGTCTCCAGTCCTTGCTCCCgggcctctgcctcttccttccctctcgcttctttctcattcttcttcCCCCGAGCCAGAGTCTCCACAGCATCCTCCTGGTTCCCCCACTCTGGTGTCTGAGTTGCTGTGTCAGTTTTACGTCTGACCTCTTCTTGATTCTCTCCCATATGAGCCTGGGTAGAAGGATTCCTGTCTCCAGGCTCCCTCTGGGTTTTCTTCCATAGTTTCTCAGTTGGTTCTCTATCTTCAGTTCCCATTTGGTCTTGCTTCTCCCGCTCTGGCACTGAGATCTCTCCATCAGTTTCTCTGCTTACTAGTCTCTGGTTTCCACACCCCAGGGCCTTAGCCTCTCCATCCTTCTCCACTCCAAAGTCTACAGGGAGGAGGGGGCCTCCAGATGATTGCATTTCTGAAGCATCCTCCTTTCTGCTCTTTCTCTGGTCTGTGTATTGCAGGGTATCTTCACTATATTCTCTGCCGCCTGTCTGAGTTTCACCCTGTGGTTCTGAGGGATCTTGTGGGCTATCCAGGGACTTCTTGGTGGGCGGTTCCAATTGTTGGTTAAGAGGACCAGGCAGAAGCCCTCTGAGGCAGAACTTTGACCTGTGAACTAAAGGGAAGTTTGGGAGAGAGATGGCTAAGGCGGTGGAGGTGGAGTTGTATTTCAGGCTAACAGGCTCCATTGGCACCAACTTCTCCGGGGAGGGAGCCAGCCACGGCTCCATTCTTTGGCACATGTCCAGGGAAGGGTGGGCCTGGCTACTGCTGGGACACCAGGGAACTTGCCACACTTCCCAAGAATTGTCCTGAGGGAGAAGACAGGTGCTTGACAAGGAAGGGGTACAAATAATGGGCTCAGAAGAGCTGTGGACAACCCAAGGCAGGTCTTGGCATGAGTTCTGTGGAGACAGCAGGTACTGGGTGGCCCATTGTTGTCTGAGGCTCCTCCTAtatccccatctctgcctctgtgtccaTTGTCGGACAGGAACGTCCAGGTCTCTGATTTTTCCATGAGTAAAGAATTTGTGAATCATCCCAAAGAAAGTTTCACATCTGGTGGATAACACTGCCCATCTCTGCGGTGGTACCTGGAAAGCAAGGACAGAGAAATAAAGCTCTGGCATACAACTGATCCCCTCGATCCCCTACAGATCTGACTAAATGTCCCACTACCCGGATGAAGGTACTTGTGctaaaaaaaggggaggggacaCTTCCCCTAAGCAAACAGCACTTATTCACTCCGATATAGTGAGAGATTGCTCTGAGCCAGGCACCGTTCTGTGTGTTGGGTACCAAAGTGAATAAGACAAAGTCCCTGCTGGGAGCTATATTCTAGACATGGAGAAGACAATAACCAAATATATAACTATCgggctagagatgtggctcaACTTGTAGAGTCTATGCCTAGCATGAAAAGAATCCACTCCAATAATCTCGGCACTCAGAAAGTAGAcaaaggaggatcagaagttcaaggtcatccttggctacacagcaagttagagaccagcctgagctacatgagatcctaccttaaaacaaaaatccatgttAGTACCCCAAAAAGCATTTGAATGGAAATAAATGCAAAGTAGAGGGCTGGCGTTAACGCCTCTAGACAGAATAGTCAAGGAAGACCTCTCAGAGGAGGTGATATTTGGCTGGAAAACTGAATGAAATTAGGGGCAGATCAAATGACACTTGAGTACTGTAGGCAGAGGAGACATTAAGTATAAAGACCCTAGGAGCAGAGCAAGCAGGGTTATGTCCATAGAAACAGCCAAGAAGCTCAGTGAGAACGTAATGCTGTTCAACGGCATAGCACAGTGCCTAGtgtgggaggccctgggttctaccccaGCCTTAAAAaccaaggaagaagaagaggggaacaaggaagagagagggggagcaCCCATGGGATCAGAATGGAGCCAGCAACACGGAGAACCCTGGAAGATGAGGTCAGAGAGAGGTACAGGCTAGATCCTATCAGACTTGGGATTGAGGCAAGAGTTTGAGTTTTGCGCTGAGTTTTGTAGGGAGCGGACTCACAGGGGCTTATGGAGGAGAGAGCTTTGATCTGTTTTTAGAGTCTGTCTGGCTCACAAGCACAGTATTGGACGTAAGGTCAATGTTGAATACTTGCCGTGTGCTTTCGTATAGGTCTGCACTATCAGCAATCAGCCCCTTTGAGTGCACATTTGGGGgcttcaagtctttttttttttccttcagtgctGGAGTTTAAACCCAGGATCTTCTAGTACTTGGGTTTTGGTCTGGGTTTTTTGAGGGGtggtccttttgtttgtttggtgagaAGTAGGGGAAGGCAAGGCTTGGAACCGAGTCTAGTACACCTCCTGATCATcgtcctgagtcctgggattacagcataaaccaccatacctagttttctttctttctttctttctttatttatttctttatttctttatttatttttatttatttagagacagggcctctctatgtagctctggctgtcctggaacttacaacatagaccaggctgtctttgcgttcacagagatcctcttgcctctgcctcctgagtgctgggattaaaggggtgcgccccATGCCCAGCTTCCTGCCTGGTTTTCATTGCCAGTGTTTGAAGCCAAGGCCTTATACAACCTAAACCAACATTCTATCACTAGGCAACTCTCCTTGAtggtctgtttcttttctctttcattttatatCTTGCAAAACAGAGTTCTGTAGCCCCGGCTGGATGGGAACTAgttatgtagatcaggatggcttcaaacGTGGGacagcccctgcctctgcctcctgaatgttgggattacaggcttgtatcAACCATTACACACACAAGCCTATGTGTATATGCCATAGcataggtgtggaggtcagaggacgattGGTGGGAATTGTTTTTCTCCtaccaccacgtgggttctggggaccaaagtcaggtcatcaggcttggcaacaatcATTCTGACCCAAAGAGCCATCTTGATTGCCCCTGCTGGTGTTTCTTAATGTGGGTACTACACATGGGTGTGTTTGGCCTGTAAAAGTCCGCTGATTTATACACTTGTAATTGTGTGTACATATTATAgctttttttaaaggaggaaggaaggccacaccaggcagacacagacagCCATTACCATGGTCCAGAGCTACAGGCTGGTGGCTCTGCCTGGGTGGCGTAGTGAGGTCTCTAGAAGTCATAGCTATGAGTTACGGATTTTATGGAGGGTTCCTAAAATTTGCAAATGGATTGAGTGTATAGAGTGAAGAACAGAGATGAGTCCTGGCTTTAAGGCCTAGACGGTGATTATACAGACCAGCCGAAGCTCTTTAGTTCACCTCTGATACACAAGACACCGAACAGGGTCCATGTAGAGAGTGACTAACAGTCATGATGCTGAGGAAGTGGCCCCTTTTACCTTGATGGTATTCCTCTTGCTGGTCCTGGAGACCCGGTACCAATACTGTTGGATCTGCCAGATCAGAAAGAGGCAGAAGACAAGCAGATTACCACAGCACCGGGGATCCCTGCAGCTTTGATCCTGGGACAGCAGGCCTCTTACTGGCTCCCACTCAGGGCCCTGGAATGGGCCCACCACGGCACAGGCTCCCAGAAGTGGTAGCAACATGGCAAAGCTTAGGTCCGGTAGATGGTGTTGGGAGGAGTGGGTAGGAAACACTAGCGTGGCTGGCTCACTCAGTTTGGGGTGGGGTCCCCCTTACTTCACAGTCCCTCTGTCACTGGGGCCACCTCACAAAGGAGCCTGCCTGCTGCACTCACTTTCAGCGCTAGCTAGTAGTTCTGGCCAGCAGACCCTTGGTGGAGAAAACCTCTCCTGGCCAGTCCAGACTAGGCTCAGACAGGAGCTCCAAGCTGGTGGGTTATGCCCCCTTGTGGCCAAATGGCTAAACAGCAGGTTGGGCACAGATAGACCTGCTCAGCTTTCCCAGACCTTGGTTCCAGAGCCCTcaccaggaacagagagggaagaCTCATCCTCAACTCCGGGCCATAAATCTGTACCCAAGTAGTGACTGATAAGTAGGTTAAGGTGATCCCTTGGCCCCTCATGGAAGCGAAGACTAGGCAGAGGACTTTGAATTTGAGGGGGCTAGTGGTAGCCTAAAAGCTTACCTCGTTGATGGGTGTTGGGCGCATTTGGACAGAAGGAATAGCTCCTAACGTTCTACAGCATGACAGGATAACTGTGATTGGCAACAActcattggattttttttgtttctgcttcttgGTTTTGAGATAAGACctttctatatagcccaggctgtcctcaaattcacattgattctcctgcctcagactgagtgctgggaatacaggcattCATTACCAACCACATAgctaattaaacaaaaaaatttttttctttgagataggatatcactatgtagccctacctggtctagaactcactacacaaaccaggctgaccttgaactcatagagatctgcctgcctctggggtGTTGGAACTAAAGACGTACATCACCACACCTAGCCTGTATAAGTAACAGGATCCCAGAAGCAAAACTACCTAGGCCAGCCTCCACCACATCACACGAGGTTCTTAAAGAACTGTATCTCCAAATCAATCActatcctcccctcccctcctctcccctctcctccctttccctcccctctcctctcctactTTTGCTTTTCTGAGATTTCTGGCTTAGAAATCACtgtataacccaggctgacctcaaactcacagcaatcctcctgtctcagttttctaagtgctgggattacaggcacaagccACCAGGCATTTActttactaaataaaataaattccattTCTAGAGCTAAAGAATACAATaagcgctgggcagtggtggcgcacgcctttaatcccagcactcgggaggcagagccaggaggatctctgcgagttcaaggccagcctggtctacagcgcgagatccaggacaagcaccaaaattacacagagaaatcctgtctcaaaaaaccaaaaaaaaaaaaaaatacaataagttTTTCTGCTCTGCTTGGTGGGTTTTTACTTCTCTGAAACAGAGGTGACCTTGAAGgagtagtgctgggattaaaggcgtgcgccgccgccgctgccaccaccaccaccaccacctggctcgttaatttatgttttaacagctagttgggaacaagcctaaactaaggccaagctaTCAAActataagaagtctctgtgtcgcacgcctttaatcccagcactctggaggcagagccaggcagatctctgtgagttcgaggccagcctgggctaccaagtgagttccaggaaaggcgcaaagctacacagagaaaccctgtcttgaaaaaccaaaaaaaaaaaaaaaaaaaaaagtctctgtgtcattatttgggagctggtggtccaaagaaagttgGGCtatacatgcctttattcccagcactcgggaggcagaggcaggaggatctctgtgagttcagagacTGGTtgatctacatattgagtttccCAGCCAGGCAGAGATGATTGATCCCTACCCACTGTAGAGTCAAACATTATCTTGAGACAGGCCTATAACCATAGcactggagagggagaggaggcaaGAGGTCTGCTACAAGTTCAAACCAGCTACAGCTAGGGTGTGGCCCTAGGTCAAAacacaacaaaccaaccaactagCCAACTCATTATGTATAATTAGCATATTctaatgagaaaattaaagtaataaaacCCTCAGTCACTACTAGGGAGATCTAGAGTGGTGAACTAGGATACCAAGTAGGTAAAATAATAACTGTAAATTTTCATAAAGCACATCTAAGAAGCAAACAATAAGGACATACCTAAGACTGGATTAGAATACATAGATTTCATTCCCCCAACAGTGGAGGCTAATTGAACCAAATAAGTCAGAGATATAaaacagtacccaacagagatgaGGTGCAGTCACTGAGACAATCAGCAAGCATTTTTTGGAAATGTTTGgagatggttttgttttgtttccttttaacaAGTCTTATTAGATGTGCAAAAGATAAAGTTTAGTGTGGGGAATGAAGGATCTGATTTGATATtcactctgggttttttgttttttgtttttttttgcatggtttctctgtgtaacagctctggctgtcctggaactcactctgtacaccaggctggcctcaaactcagagatctgcctgcctctgcctcctgagtgctaagattaaaggcatgtgccaccattgcccagctatattcacttttattattattgttattatcattttatttatttatttatttatttacttagtttttcgagacagggtttctctgtgtagccctggctgttctggaactctgtagacaaggctggcatggaactccagagtgctgaaattaaaagaatgtgccactaccacctggcttctatattcactcttttaaaaacaaaagtttcatttcctgtgtatgggtgtttgcccgAATATAAGTCTGTACATCACAGTGCTcatggaagctagaagagggagttggatacccctggaactggagtcatagttgttagctgctgtgtgggtgctgggaattgaaccaataTTTTATGGAAGAGCaaccagagtttttttgtttgtttgtttgtttgtttgttgttttgttgttttttgttttttgttttttgttttttgttttttgttttttgttttttgttttttgttttttgttttttgttttttgttttttgttttttgttttttgttttttcgagacagggtttctctgtgtagctttgcgcctgtcctggaactcacttggtagcccaggctggcctcgaactcacagagatccgcctggctctgcctcctgggtgctgggattaaaggcgtgcgccaccaccgcccggcctagcaACCAGAGTTTTAGTGCAGCATTAAGGGGCAAGCGTgcgatggtggctcatgcctttaatcccagcacttcgggggcagaggccggcagatctctgtgagttcgaggccagactggtctacagagcaagttccgggacagccaaggctgttatactgagaaaccctgtctcgaaaaaccaaaaaaaaaaaaaaaaaaaaaaaagggggggaggatTGGGGCAAGGCGCTGGGCAGAAGAAAGCAGGTGTGTTATTAAGACTCCAAACACAACCTCACTGTCATTCTGTAATTATCTCCCCACTCCAAACCGACTGTAGAAATCACCTAAGTGAGTTCTAACTCCACGCTCCACCAGAAATATTGATGAGGCCGATCtcaagaggaagaaaatatttacttGGAATTTGACTAACACTGGGGGATTAGACAggtgagtttttattttgttttcttgaggaggaagacaaggtctcatgtagcccaaagctggcctcgaacttgctatgtaaccgaAGCTGGCAACgaaatgattctcctgcctcattttTCAAGTGCTGGAGTGACAGACTGGCCATCACCTCAGGCCTGAGAAGACGACTTTCAAAGGGTACACGACgtgcttgaaaaagaaaaagaaaaacaaaaaaaacccaaaaaactaaaaaacaaaacaaaacaaaacaaaacaaacaaaaaaaaaaaaaacaggcaatagCTGGGCGGTagaggcaaacacctttaatcccagcacttagaggaggcagaggcaggtggatctctgtgagttccaggccagcctggtctacagagctacagagaaaccctgtcttgaaaaacaacccTTTGTATTGGTGTGCCACTCCCGAATGTTTACTTATattttttggtttattgagacagggttcctctgtgtagccctggctgtcctggaactcactctgtagaccaggctggtcttgaacttacagagatccgcctgcctctgcctcctgagtgctgggattaaaggcgtgtgccaccaccgcccggcttcccgaATGTTTAATTCATAGTTTGGGCCAATCATTTATACTAGGACGCTAACAAAATCCAGTAAAAGCCGTTCCTTCAACCACAGACGACTTCAGCCCTTGAGCACTGTGGGAACGGCGCCGGGGCGACGTCACCGCGCACCCGGAGTGACGTCACTTCCGCTTCCTCCCGCGCAGGAAGTGATTTCCGCTCCTCTTTCTGCGCCGCGTTTCGGCCCGTCTGGAGTTGGGCTGTTCTCGAATCGCGGCGAGGCCGGCGCACCGCAGCCATGGTGAGTGAGCGCGTGGGGCCGCCAGCGCGCGGAGCGGGGGGCGCGGGCCTCGGTGCGCTCCGTCCCGCGGGAGGCGGAGCGCGCGCGCCATCTCGCCCAGCCCCGCCATGGCCGACCTCCGGGTCCCGGGTTAGAACTCGGGCGGCAGAGTCGAGAACCCGGGCGGCCGGAGCCGGCTCCGAGCTCCGTGGCCCGATCGGTTTTGCAGCGGTGGGCGTGGCTAGAGgccgggcgggggggggggggggagaggccgGGCGCCGCGTGGGAAAATGACCGCCCCACGTGGGGTGGTGGAGGTGTCTGGAAAACTCGGTCTCCATTCcctttgccttatttttttttttttctttttaaacgaTCTCTAGAAGATGACGAGAAATCACGGGATTGTCAGCCTCTGCCCACTCCTTTCCCACGCCCGGGGTTTGGGAGAGTGGCGCCGTGGGGTCTGCGTCTACTGTCTATGTCTGTCAGGGGCTAACACGGCTTGGGGAATTCAGGGgcgtttggtttttgtttgtttgtttgtttgttttgttttgttttaagtttggGGTCAGGGAGAATGTGGAGTGACCCCGGCTGGAGGCCCAGGAAAGATTCCTACGGTGAGACTCAGAAATCGGAGGTCCTGCTTGCACCACGTGTGACGATAACGCTCGATCGTCGCCACTTTAATGTTGTCGAGAGAGGGTTCCAGGTCGTGTTTCCTGTTGTGACTAGTTAGGATTGGAGCATAgtaaggaggaaagagtttggCGAGCCCTTTCACGTCTGTACTGAgatttaatccagcacttgggttCCAGATCGGTTTTGGTAACTTTCGCGCCCCCTCCTCCGAGGTTTAGGGACTGGCTGCATCTGGTTTGAGGAAGCCTCTAAGCCAGGGCTAAACCAGTGAAGAGTTTGAGATCCGGTGCTCTCCGGTTGAACTGTGCGGCAGTTTGCACCGGCTGTGAAATGGGGATAACGAGTTTCTGTAATGTTTGCAATGCAGTCCTGCATCCCTTAAGGACGGGTGCGCTCCGGCTTGGactctcatcctcctgcctcagctaggattacagatgtgtgccaccacaccaaagCTGGTCGGTCAGTCATTCTTAAAACCAGGATGCTGCTGCCACAACAAGTGTACTATCTACAGTAACCTCTTTataatacacaaaaaataataaagtatagtGTGGTAAATAACATAAGCCAGTAACGTCAAGTGGCAACTTTTAATGTACTGTGCGTAATTTTATGTACCACTGTATACAACTAGCATAACTTTTTTGCTAGAATTTCAAAGTGGCTAGTGTCACTGGCCTTTTTCAGCTCCGTTGGAATTTTATGTGAGCAGGGTCTTGTTGACAGAGGCATTATTAGGTTATGTATGGCTGTAATTTGCTAAATCAAAATCATGcgtgtagccgggtggtggtggtccacgcctttaatcccagcattcgagaggcagaggcaggtgggtctctgtgagttcgaggccagccaggtctacagagcgagttccaggacaggctccaaagctacccagagaaaccctatctcttaaaacaacaacaacaacaaaaacaaacaaacaaaaaaaacatgcatGTTTGACTGTCAGGTATACAAGGAGATCAAATTGATCAAGCTAGGGATTCAAgttggctagcctgggctgtatagcaagccttgtctcaaaaaggtgTGGGCTGAAAATACAGATCCAGTGCTTTGCTAGCATGCGCAAGGTCTTGAATTGCCAGCATCACAAAAACATGAAATTAAGTGGTTtaacttttgaatttttttttcccccaaagcggaggaccgaacccagggccttgcacttgctaggcaagcgcttttaccactgagctaaaattttgtaattatgggtatatgtgtgtgagtgtgtgtgtgtgtgtgtgtgtatgattgctCTTGCCCTTAgggtccagaagacagcattagaGTGGTCAGACCTGTGTTAATATACATATTCTGTCTGTACTTGGTTGGTTTCTTGTTGCATTGCTAGGGGCTGTTTTTGAAGTTGGGTGTCATCTATCCCTAAAGTAGAGGGTGGGGggtggtatgcatgtgtatgtgtaaggaGGGAACCAAGCTGGTCTCAGTCATTGATAGTTTGTAATTATCTGAAATACCTTCTGGTCTCACAGACAGAGGCTGATGTAAATCCGAAGGCCTATCCCCTCGCAGATGCCCACCTCACCAAGAAGTTGCTGGACCTCGTTCAGCAGTCATGTAACTACAAGCAGCTTCGGAAAGGAGCCAATGAAGGTGAGATAAGCACTGGGTGATGCTGGGGTGCTGAAGGCCCCTGTTTTCAACAGGGATCTCCTGGATTTCTAGTTTGGAAGAAGGGCTGgatgttttattttcactcatcttCACCATCCTTCACTTTCTATTTTACTTTGTGGAGGCAGGTCTTGGTGTgttcccagggtggcctcgaactccccAACCCAAGCAGTCCTCTTACCTCAACTTCTTAAATAGTTGGGCTAATGTGCACTCTAGAAGTTCTTTACCGACCAATGAAAGATCCATTTGGCATTAGATGCAAAAGGTAGTTAGGATGTAGAGCCATCAGTGGTTAACATTTTGCTATATTTGCCTTTTCTCTctgaatatataaatgtattttagcccagcagtggtggcgcacgcctttaatcccagcactcgggaagcagaggcaggcggatctctgagtttgaggccagcctgttctacaaagtgag
This genomic interval from Peromyscus eremicus chromosome 20, PerEre_H2_v1, whole genome shotgun sequence contains the following:
- the LOC131896633 gene encoding LOW QUALITY PROTEIN: uncharacterized protein LOC131896633 (The sequence of the model RefSeq protein was modified relative to this genomic sequence to represent the inferred CDS: inserted 1 base in 1 codon), whose protein sequence is MLLPLLGACAVVGPFQGPEWEPVRGLLSQDQSCRDPRCCGNLLVFCLFLIWQIQQYWYRVSRTSKRNTIKVPPQRWAVLSTRCETFFGMIHKFFTHGKIRDLDVPVRQWTQRQRWGYRRSLRQQWATQYLLSPQNSCQDLPWVVHSSSEPIICTPSLSSTCLLPQDNSWEVWQVPWCPSSSQAHPSLDMCQRMEPWLAPSPEKLVPMEPVSLKYNSTSTALAISLPNFPLVHRSKFCLRGLLPGPLNQQLEPPTKKSLDSPQDPSEPQGETQTGGREYSEDTLQYTDQRKSRKEDASEMQSSGGPLLPVDFGVEKDGEAKALGCGNQRLVSRETDGEISVPEREKQDQMGTEDREPTEKLWKKTQREPGDRNPSTQAHMGENQEEVRRKTDTATQTPEWGNQEDAVETLARGKKNEKEARGKEEAEAREQGLETRSWIGSKNSEDSQMLSQGTQDPIGGNTGTETEAEEGGNKGQMGSEDGVKIRTSGRENLRETKQQDSEETWALEWEKQGWVRTQNEVQTPAGEERGWSGGENARKTQASKKEDQNLSRHEVQVGMKKLKEIREEDWVVIQAPWWGNQRLVLIAIDRGLKISCWGNQGQIGGEHTAGIRALESDQRQGGDGGDDGTNNLPPEAETQGQLRGKTPLETHAVDKLSLGRRSQREAGGDVDVKTRRPKSKNQGQLTETRGSRSARWRSWGQAREEKGSENGALEKKTWGKAGSEDGRKIQRARRKTQRVLRKVNGKTYLLEWKTPQKIRKGNDAEIQKQGKRNLRNFAGDGGPESRASLGEDQRQSVGESDGKIQTQGQRVQSKGRAVAAEIQDVGAQSKCGAEESDQSHTWRRGDNHQVRRKDVVRSSLQGDSSVREGPTGRKHSLAQSASLIFRHGTPRHKQPVAGNGTDSAPCPEEHLSRQGPVPARKHRGGVRGSSQRAQPGSQRRQERDERVEPAEAPSLTCQHLHSQSQPSSVFPSLLCPQVRQAAAAPASVPALTTPSKWPALKKSKHLLLESLMKRRIAHLRWGLPRRILESYLLFHFLESCALPRAGVRLPGSRTDQDRQRQQEQHWEPQGSLLGPECPGRSQSRPVPERKSSKLSTQVQALEKGKPPKSEPTRSSVPPKKPRRIRPPGGAREPQIQEEAPKAKNPAPRIPRPAAESRSWCGPGQVQELSTESSRGRKMVRPGVSHVQERTPSRVRAPSCTEGHNHWKKECVPREASELPRLKCQQSPYLRSGSVGPAEGRGGWQPPFLCSAHTSSFKGXVHSATARLSMTILSKMPWSPRLAKHQLSAPFLTPRNPTPFPKVNAPHTKEDTTRVPTALERALEPPGHCCTGVIVPKMESVKEHEAPGNPNRAPRDPAVSQKFGFMRHLRYFLRHYGLKK